In Thermoplasmata archaeon, one DNA window encodes the following:
- a CDS encoding Rab family GTPase has protein sequence MTAAATQKHVKAKVCLVGDVAVGKTSLIKRFVLESFDDRYVATVGTKVTKKTVVADWKGAPATVDLMVWDIMGEKGFRSLLRDAYFEGAHGVLAVCDLTRKETFYDLNNWVQMVRKQVGDVPIVFLGNKADLGERVVVSAEELARMGAILNAKYFLVSAKTGQNVNEAFQILAEAIGHRSE, from the coding sequence ATGACCGCGGCCGCGACCCAGAAGCACGTGAAGGCGAAGGTCTGCCTCGTCGGCGACGTCGCCGTGGGGAAGACCTCCCTGATCAAGCGGTTCGTCCTCGAGTCCTTCGACGACCGCTACGTGGCCACGGTCGGCACCAAAGTGACCAAGAAGACCGTGGTCGCGGACTGGAAGGGCGCTCCCGCGACCGTGGACCTCATGGTCTGGGACATCATGGGGGAGAAGGGGTTCCGGTCGCTCCTCCGGGATGCGTACTTCGAGGGAGCGCACGGTGTGCTCGCGGTGTGCGACCTGACCCGCAAGGAAACGTTCTACGACTTGAACAACTGGGTCCAGATGGTCCGCAAGCAGGTCGGCGACGTGCCCATCGTGTTCCTCGGGAACAAGGCGGATCTCGGCGAGCGCGTCGTCGTGAGCGCGGAGGAACTCGCCCGGATGGGTGCCATCCTGAACGCGAAGTATTTCCTGGTGTCCGCGAAGACGGGTCAGAACGTGAACGAGGCGTTCCAAATCCTCGCCGAAGCGATCGGTCACCGCTCGGAATGA
- a CDS encoding Rab family GTPase: MEPERMKVKICLVGEGAVGKTCLIRRFIHDQFDDRYISTLGAKVSKKEIVVESDGKQVNLDMTIWDIMGEKGFRELLKEAYFHGAQGVLAVCDVTRAETLTDLDEWVAAVVKVTGRIPVEFLANKVDLKEQQVVQTADLEAAAKVHEAPFLFTSAKTGENVERAFAELAKLITARAQAQ, from the coding sequence ATGGAACCTGAGCGGATGAAGGTGAAGATTTGCCTCGTGGGCGAAGGCGCCGTGGGCAAGACGTGCCTGATCCGGCGATTCATCCACGACCAGTTTGACGATCGGTACATCTCGACCCTGGGCGCGAAGGTGTCCAAGAAGGAAATCGTTGTCGAGAGCGACGGGAAACAGGTCAACCTGGACATGACCATCTGGGACATCATGGGCGAGAAGGGATTCCGCGAACTGCTCAAGGAAGCCTACTTTCACGGCGCGCAGGGCGTCCTCGCCGTCTGCGACGTGACGCGCGCGGAAACCCTCACGGACCTCGACGAGTGGGTCGCGGCCGTCGTGAAGGTCACAGGACGAATCCCGGTCGAGTTCCTCGCGAACAAGGTCGACCTCAAGGAGCAGCAGGTCGTGCAGACCGCGGATCTTGAGGCGGCCGCGAAGGTGCACGAGGCCCCGTTCCTCTTCACGTCGGCGAAGACGGGCGAGAATGTCGAGCGGGCCTTCGCCGAACTCGCGAAGCTGATCACCGCCCGCGCACAAGCGCAGTAA
- the lonB gene encoding ATP-dependent protease LonB yields the protein MPETPGDVAEELPPVDTWINKLDFKSTAEVKIPDRLVDQVIGQERAVEVIRKAAEQKRHVMLIGDPGTGKSMLARSMTELLPRDELQDLIVYHNPEDPNEPKIRVVPAGKGREIVNAQKAEAMQRREQKASMVMTIVFFIIGLSVILSYDWVNGGFRPDAAMTILFGILVAAIIYIATRYTGHRQENLMVPKLLVTHSPDEMPPFIDATGSHAGALLGDVKHDPFQSGGLETPAHERVEAGSIHKAHKGVLFVDEINVLRMESQQSLLTAMQEKKFSIVGQSERSSGAMVKTEPVPCDFILVAAGNLDAVQGMHPALRSRIRGYGYEIYMKSTMPDTEENRLKLVRFVAQEVSKDKKIPHFDRPAVAEILREAQRRAGRRGQLTLRLRELGGLIRVAGDIAQESAAPLVVNKHVLDAKRIARSLEQQVADRMIERGKEYQMVNTHGTGVGMVNGLAVLVGDNSLAEFSGIVLPIAAEVTPAQTRQGGRIIATGRLGDIAKEAVENVAALIKKYTGEDVSNHDIHVQFVGSREGTEGDSASISVATAVISALEEVPVDQSVAMTGSLSVRGQVLPVGGVTAKIEAAAEAGARKVLIPRANMRDVLLEDKYIGKIEVVPVDTLSDVLDNALVGPKKSSLIQRLSSLVPKITPEKPGPAAVPH from the coding sequence ATGCCGGAAACACCGGGGGACGTCGCGGAGGAGTTGCCCCCCGTGGATACCTGGATCAACAAGCTCGACTTCAAGAGCACGGCCGAGGTCAAGATCCCGGACCGGCTCGTCGACCAGGTCATTGGCCAGGAACGGGCCGTTGAGGTCATCCGGAAGGCCGCGGAACAGAAGCGGCACGTGATGCTGATCGGCGACCCGGGCACCGGGAAGTCCATGCTCGCCCGCTCCATGACGGAGCTCCTCCCGCGGGACGAGCTGCAGGATCTCATCGTCTACCACAACCCCGAGGATCCCAATGAGCCCAAGATCCGCGTGGTGCCCGCCGGGAAGGGGCGCGAGATCGTCAACGCCCAGAAGGCGGAGGCCATGCAGCGCCGCGAGCAAAAGGCCTCCATGGTCATGACCATCGTGTTCTTCATCATCGGGCTCTCCGTGATCCTCTCGTATGACTGGGTCAACGGCGGCTTCCGCCCGGATGCCGCCATGACGATCCTCTTCGGGATCCTGGTCGCGGCGATCATCTATATCGCGACGCGGTACACGGGCCATCGCCAGGAGAACCTCATGGTCCCGAAGCTCCTGGTCACGCACAGCCCCGACGAGATGCCCCCGTTCATCGATGCCACGGGCAGCCATGCGGGAGCGCTCCTCGGGGACGTGAAGCACGACCCCTTCCAGAGCGGCGGCCTCGAGACCCCGGCCCACGAGCGCGTCGAGGCCGGATCCATCCACAAGGCGCACAAGGGCGTCCTCTTCGTCGACGAGATCAACGTGCTCCGCATGGAGAGCCAGCAGAGCCTGCTCACCGCGATGCAGGAGAAGAAGTTCTCCATCGTCGGGCAGAGCGAGCGTTCCAGCGGTGCCATGGTCAAGACGGAGCCCGTGCCCTGCGACTTCATCCTCGTCGCGGCGGGCAACCTGGACGCGGTCCAGGGGATGCACCCCGCCCTGCGCTCGCGCATCCGCGGCTACGGGTACGAGATCTACATGAAGAGCACGATGCCGGACACCGAGGAGAACCGCCTCAAGCTCGTTCGCTTCGTGGCCCAGGAAGTCTCCAAGGACAAGAAGATCCCCCACTTCGACCGGCCGGCGGTCGCAGAGATCCTCCGGGAGGCCCAGCGCCGCGCGGGCCGGAGGGGACAGCTCACCCTGCGCCTTCGCGAGCTCGGCGGCCTGATCCGGGTCGCGGGGGACATCGCCCAGGAGTCCGCCGCGCCCCTTGTGGTCAACAAGCACGTCCTCGACGCCAAGCGGATCGCGCGCTCCCTCGAGCAGCAGGTCGCGGACCGGATGATCGAGCGGGGCAAGGAGTACCAGATGGTCAACACCCATGGCACGGGCGTCGGCATGGTCAACGGCCTCGCCGTGCTCGTGGGGGACAACAGCCTCGCGGAGTTCAGCGGGATCGTCCTGCCCATCGCCGCGGAGGTCACCCCGGCCCAGACGCGCCAGGGCGGCCGGATCATCGCCACGGGCCGCCTGGGGGACATCGCGAAGGAGGCCGTGGAGAACGTCGCCGCCCTGATCAAAAAGTACACGGGCGAAGACGTCTCGAACCATGACATCCATGTCCAGTTCGTCGGCTCGCGGGAAGGCACGGAGGGCGACAGCGCGTCCATCTCCGTGGCGACCGCGGTCATCAGCGCCCTCGAGGAGGTCCCCGTGGACCAGAGTGTCGCCATGACGGGCTCCCTGAGCGTCCGGGGGCAGGTCCTCCCGGTCGGCGGCGTGACCGCGAAGATCGAGGCCGCGGCGGAGGCGGGCGCCCGCAAGGTCCTGATCCCCCGCGCGAACATGCGGGACGTGCTCCTCGAGGACAAGTACATCGGGAAGATCGAGGTGGTCCCCGTGGACACGTTGAGCGACGTGCTCGACAACGCGCTCGTGGGACCCAAGAAGTCGAGCCTGATCCAGCGCCTCTCGTCCCTCGTGCCCAAGATCACGCCGGAGAAGCCCGGACCCGCGGCGGTCCCCCACTAG
- a CDS encoding nicotinamide-nucleotide adenylyltransferase, with the protein MTRTLFIGRFQPFHKGHLAMVKKILEDNDEVIIGIGSAQYSHTGENPFTAGERFEMIKRALDAEGIHDYHIVPIPDTHVHSVWVSHVKSLVPSFDAVVTNSDLVVRLFREHGMKVFSPRLVSRDRYSGTEVRRRMQKGGDWQSLVPPVVAAFIEEIDGIERIRETYKYSTPYGTRESNHDD; encoded by the coding sequence GTGACCCGAACCCTGTTCATCGGGCGATTCCAGCCCTTCCACAAGGGCCACCTCGCCATGGTCAAGAAGATCCTCGAGGACAACGACGAGGTGATCATCGGGATCGGGTCGGCCCAGTACAGCCACACGGGCGAGAATCCCTTCACCGCGGGCGAACGGTTCGAGATGATCAAGCGCGCCCTGGACGCGGAGGGCATCCACGACTACCACATCGTGCCCATTCCGGACACCCACGTGCACAGCGTCTGGGTGAGTCACGTGAAGTCCCTCGTCCCCTCGTTCGACGCGGTCGTCACGAACTCGGACCTCGTCGTGCGCCTCTTTCGCGAGCACGGGATGAAGGTCTTCTCCCCGCGCCTCGTGAGCCGCGACAGGTACTCGGGGACGGAGGTGCGTCGTCGCATGCAGAAGGGCGGCGACTGGCAGTCCCTCGTGCCGCCCGTCGTGGCCGCGTTCATCGAGGAGATCGACGGGATCGAGCGCATCCGGGAGACGTACAAGTACTCCACCCCGTACGGGACGCGGGAGAGCAACCACGACGACTGA
- a CDS encoding winged helix-turn-helix domain-containing protein: protein MATLPQLPPEALEKLSFVLSSGQREKVLGAVMPGSRTPAQLAKETGLHLPHVSRALSQLARQGLVAPLANGNKGKLYGPTPLGKVVFDEVTSTRGDRLVAPLARGSHFHNYHHWLAKKHGRRAADEFFTFHGINPKSIDPNGWYPLRTVVSVLDAIEATFGDGTGQTVRVMLRDETMNFASVKRYFSMVIPFRYFLEMAPAMYAREFNHGRLEMETHGRRALVKNYDWISSPARCAAWLGVYEGSMLSYGFKHGTVRKVACILKGDPYCGYEFEW from the coding sequence ATGGCGACCCTCCCCCAACTCCCGCCCGAGGCTCTCGAGAAGCTCTCCTTCGTCCTGTCGAGCGGCCAGCGCGAGAAGGTCCTCGGCGCGGTCATGCCGGGGTCGCGGACCCCGGCCCAGCTCGCCAAGGAGACGGGCCTCCATCTCCCCCATGTGAGCCGCGCCCTCTCCCAGCTCGCACGCCAAGGTCTCGTGGCGCCCCTGGCCAACGGGAACAAGGGCAAGCTGTACGGCCCCACGCCCTTGGGCAAGGTCGTCTTCGACGAGGTCACGAGCACGCGGGGCGACCGCCTCGTCGCCCCGCTCGCCCGAGGGAGCCACTTCCACAACTACCATCACTGGCTCGCGAAGAAGCACGGGAGGCGGGCCGCGGACGAGTTCTTCACGTTCCACGGGATCAACCCGAAGTCGATCGACCCGAACGGCTGGTACCCCCTGCGGACCGTGGTCAGCGTCCTCGACGCGATCGAGGCCACGTTCGGGGACGGCACCGGGCAGACCGTCCGCGTCATGCTCCGCGACGAGACGATGAACTTCGCGTCGGTCAAGCGGTACTTCAGCATGGTCATCCCGTTCCGGTATTTCCTCGAGATGGCGCCCGCGATGTACGCCCGCGAGTTCAACCACGGGCGGCTCGAGATGGAGACCCACGGGCGGCGTGCGCTCGTGAAGAACTACGACTGGATCAGCAGCCCGGCCCGGTGCGCCGCCTGGCTCGGCGTGTACGAGGGGAGCATGCTCTCCTACGGGTTCAAGCACGGCACGGTGCGGAAGGTCGCCTGCATCCTCAAGGGCGATCCGTACTGCGGATACGAGTTCGAGTGGTAG
- a CDS encoding tripartite tricarboxylate transporter permease has protein sequence MDALGFGLAFLSLVLLGIGTGAATGLAPGLHVNNVAAVVLATRASWVALLLGPWAGEDAGTLGLLLSCYLLATAVSHGVFDFVPSVFLGAPTEETALSILPGHRMLLAGEGARAVSLAARGAVLGAAFSAVVLIPLRWLLGSPVGLAEAFRPWSPYFLAAMLASMALTETRFARRRARRLARAVWVQTLAGLLGLAVLRGPSGLDPNVALFPLFSGLFGMPTLVVSLWTRPGEVPPQETASLPPLGRSDASQALRGSLAGAAVSWLPGLSGGAAATLAALGSSRKLPPSAFMVILGAVSTSTAVLSVSVLFMIGRTRSGVAAAVRDLLGDTGRWASPLALPPAVVWLLLASVLAAALAAPIASRLAGILAPRLVRWDPRLLSAATLVGLGVLILIATGPVGLAVAGLSCLVGSVPVRIGVRRIQLMAALLVPVLVGLSAV, from the coding sequence GTGGACGCCCTGGGCTTCGGGCTCGCGTTCCTGAGCCTCGTGCTCCTCGGAATCGGCACGGGCGCGGCCACAGGACTCGCTCCGGGCCTTCATGTGAACAACGTGGCGGCGGTCGTGCTCGCCACGCGAGCCTCCTGGGTGGCGCTCCTCCTGGGTCCCTGGGCGGGCGAGGACGCCGGCACCCTGGGCCTACTCCTGTCCTGCTACCTGCTGGCCACCGCGGTGAGCCACGGCGTCTTCGACTTCGTCCCTTCCGTGTTCCTCGGCGCGCCCACGGAGGAGACCGCGCTCTCCATCCTGCCGGGCCATCGCATGCTCCTCGCAGGAGAGGGCGCCCGCGCGGTGTCCCTGGCCGCCCGAGGAGCCGTGCTCGGAGCCGCGTTCTCCGCGGTCGTCCTGATCCCCCTGCGCTGGCTTCTCGGCTCGCCCGTGGGTCTCGCGGAGGCGTTCCGTCCTTGGAGCCCCTACTTCCTCGCGGCCATGCTCGCGTCCATGGCCCTCACCGAGACCCGGTTCGCCCGCCGACGCGCGCGGCGCCTAGCACGGGCCGTCTGGGTCCAGACCCTCGCCGGGCTCCTGGGCCTCGCCGTGCTCCGGGGTCCGTCGGGACTCGATCCCAACGTCGCCCTGTTCCCCCTGTTCTCGGGGCTCTTCGGCATGCCCACCCTCGTGGTCTCCCTCTGGACGCGACCCGGAGAGGTGCCCCCGCAGGAGACGGCATCCCTGCCGCCGCTCGGCCGCTCCGACGCGAGCCAGGCGCTTCGGGGCTCCCTGGCGGGTGCGGCCGTCTCCTGGCTGCCTGGGCTCAGCGGAGGCGCGGCGGCCACTCTGGCGGCTCTGGGCAGCTCGCGGAAGCTACCTCCCTCCGCGTTCATGGTGATCCTGGGCGCGGTGTCCACCTCCACGGCCGTGCTGAGCGTCTCCGTCCTGTTCATGATTGGTCGGACCCGCAGCGGGGTCGCCGCGGCCGTCCGCGACCTCCTCGGCGACACCGGGCGGTGGGCGTCTCCTCTGGCCCTCCCGCCCGCGGTGGTCTGGCTCCTCCTCGCCTCCGTGCTCGCGGCGGCCCTCGCCGCACCCATCGCGTCTCGGCTCGCGGGGATCCTCGCGCCCCGGCTCGTCCGATGGGACCCCAGACTCCTGTCCGCCGCGACCCTGGTAGGGCTCGGCGTCTTGATCCTCATCGCGACGGGACCCGTGGGCCTCGCGGTGGCGGGGCTCTCATGCCTCGTGGGCTCCGTGCCCGTACGGATTGGGGTGCGGCGGATCCAGCTCATGGCCGCACTCCTGGTCCCGGTCCTCGTGGGCCTCTCCGCGGTCTGA